The segment CGGCCGGTGGTCGCGATCGATCCCGCCGCCGCCGCCGCGGCGCGCGAGGAGGCCGCCGGGCAACGCCGCATGCTGGCGTTCGAGGGGCCGTTCTTCGCCGTCGTGATCCTGTTCATGTTGGCGTTGATCGCCGGCAGCCTGCGCACCGAACGCGAACTGAAGCAACGCCAACAGAACTTCCTGAGCGCCGTCACGCACGAGTTCAAGACCCCCATCGGGACGTTGCGGTTGCTGCTGGAGACGCTTCGCTACCGCGACGTCCCCACCGCGAAACGCGCGGACTACCTCGCGCGCATCGACGGCGAACTCGCGCGCCTGGAGAAGACCAGCGACGAGGTGCTGGCCGCCGCGCGGCTGGAGACGGCCGGCGGCCCGCCGGTCCTCGAGGCCGCCGACCTCGGGGACGCCGTGCGCGGCACGGTCGAGCGGTTGCGGGGCGGCCTCGAGGCGCGCGGCGCGGACCTCCGCGTCGAACCGTTCGAGGGGCCCGCCCCCGTCAGTTTGGCGCAGGAGAGCTTCGCGTTGGCGCTCGGCAACCTGCTCGAGAACGCGCTGAAGTACACGCCGGGCGACGTCAAACGCATCGGGGTGCGCATCGACGCGAGCGGCGACCCGCTGCGGGTCCACGTCGACGACGCCGGGCCCGGCGTGCCCGCCGGCGAGCGCGGCAAGATCTTCGACCGCTTCTACCGCGCCGGCGACGAAATGACGCGCACCAGCGCCGGGGTCGGGCTGGGCCTGCACCTGGTGCAGAACGCCGTGCAGACGATGAACGGGTGGGTGAGCGTGAGCGACGCCCCGACGGGCGGCGCGCGCTTCACGATCCACCTGCCCCGCCGCGTCGGNNNNNNNNNNNNNNNNNNNNNNNNNNNNNNNNNNNNNNNNNNNNNNNNNNNNNNNNNNNNNNNNNNNNNNNNNNNNNNNNNNNNNNNNNNNNNNNNNNNNGCGGCGGCCGGCGCGGCGGCGGGGATGGGCTCGTGAGCGGTCCGGCCGCCCCGCCCGACGCCCCCCGCGTCCTCGTCGTCGAGGACGAAGCGGTCATGGCCGAGGTCCTGCGCGACAACCTCGAGGTCGAGGGCTACCACGTCGAGGTGGCGCCCGACGGCCTGCAGGGCGAAGCGGCGTGGCGCCGGGGGGACGCCGACCTCGTCGTCCTCGACGTGATGCTGCCCGGCCGCGACGGCTTCGCGCTCTGCGAACGCCGGCGCGCTGCGGGGGACGCGACGCCGGTCCTGTTCCTCTCCGCCCGCGGGGAGGCGGAGGACCGCGTGCGCGGCCTCGCGGCGGGCGGCGACGACTACCTCGCGGAACCGTTCCACCTGCCGGAGTTCCTGTTGCGCGTCGAGGCGCTGTTGCGGCGCGGCACGCCGCGCGGGCACGCGCACCGGCTGCAGGTCGCCGGCTGCGACGTCGACCTGCGCGCCTGGACGCTGACGCGGCCCGACGGGCGGCTCGAGCACCTCGGCGAACGCGAGCGCGGCATCCTGCGCCTCCTCGCCGAACGCGCCGGCGAGGTCGTGCCCCGCGACGACATCCTCGACGAGGTGTGGGGCGACGACGCGTTCCCCTCCTCCCGCACGATCGACAACGTGGTGATGCGCCTGCGTCGCCTCCTCGAGCCCGACCCCAGCCGACCGGTGCACCTGCACACGGTGTGGGGGGTCGGCTACCGCTTCACGCCCGAACCGGAGGCCCCCGCGAAATGAGTACGTTGCTGCGCGCCCTGCGGGGCGAGGACACCCGCACCGCCCCCATCTGGATCATGCGCCAGGCCGGCCGGCACCTGCCGGAGTACCGCGCGCTGAAGGAACGCCACGACTTCTGGACGTTGGCGCGGACGCCCG is part of the Trueperaceae bacterium genome and harbors:
- a CDS encoding response regulator transcription factor, with product GGRRGGGDGLVSGPAAPPDAPRVLVVEDEAVMAEVLRDNLEVEGYHVEVAPDGLQGEAAWRRGDADLVVLDVMLPGRDGFALCERRRAAGDATPVLFLSARGEAEDRVRGLAAGGDDYLAEPFHLPEFLLRVEALLRRGTPRGHAHRLQVAGCDVDLRAWTLTRPDGRLEHLGERERGILRLLAERAGEVVPRDDILDEVWGDDAFPSSRTIDNVVMRLRRLLEPDPSRPVHLHTVWGVGYRFTPEPEAPAK
- a CDS encoding HAMP domain-containing sensor histidine kinase — encoded protein: MTRRSPRRPSRRVATRIAFAVIVTFVLAQVTWWLVFQTRLLDAAAEERAAAWARDVTTANEVLVRSPGALEELLARYPHLRRVPGDGRPVVAIDPAAAAAAREEAAGQRRMLAFEGPFFAVVILFMLALIAGSLRTERELKQRQQNFLSAVTHEFKTPIGTLRLLLETLRYRDVPTAKRADYLARIDGELARLEKTSDEVLAAARLETAGGPPVLEAADLGDAVRGTVERLRGGLEARGADLRVEPFEGPAPVSLAQESFALALGNLLENALKYTPGDVKRIGVRIDASGDPLRVHVDDAGPGVPAGERGKIFDRFYRAGDEMTRTSAGVGLGLHLVQNAVQTMNGWVSVSDAPTGGARFTIHLPRRVG